A single genomic interval of Solimonas sp. K1W22B-7 harbors:
- a CDS encoding TauD/TfdA dioxygenase family protein translates to MTLKTNDLTPRIGTEILADKQALLSGEHAAKIRELLEQRGVLVFPQVNFTDEEQVAFTNTLGTFAPEHDGEIIYKVTLDTKVNAKADYLRGSWYWHIDGTMNKVPILASILSAKVLSPTGGDTDFCNTYAAYDDLSDEGKAEIETLRVMHSAWNTLFYYDPEPDPRLLRGMMAIGDQELPLVWKHRSGRKSLVIGATARHVIGMEDKKSCELLVRLRDWATQPQFSYRHKWTVGDTVIWDNTGTMHRATPYDPNAGRRLHRTKLQGEEAFS, encoded by the coding sequence ATGACACTGAAGACCAACGACCTCACCCCGCGCATCGGCACCGAAATCCTCGCCGACAAGCAGGCCCTGCTGAGCGGCGAACATGCCGCGAAGATCCGCGAACTGCTCGAGCAGCGCGGCGTGCTGGTCTTTCCGCAGGTGAACTTCACCGACGAGGAGCAGGTCGCCTTCACCAATACGCTCGGCACTTTCGCCCCCGAGCATGACGGCGAGATCATCTACAAGGTCACGCTCGACACCAAGGTCAATGCCAAGGCCGACTACCTCAGGGGCTCCTGGTACTGGCACATCGACGGGACCATGAACAAGGTGCCGATCCTCGCCTCGATCCTGTCGGCCAAGGTGCTGTCGCCGACCGGTGGCGATACCGACTTCTGCAACACCTACGCCGCCTACGACGACCTGTCCGACGAGGGCAAGGCCGAGATCGAGACCTTGCGCGTGATGCACTCGGCCTGGAACACCCTGTTCTACTACGACCCGGAGCCGGATCCGCGCCTGCTGCGCGGCATGATGGCGATCGGCGACCAGGAACTGCCGCTGGTGTGGAAGCACCGCTCCGGCCGCAAGTCGCTGGTCATCGGCGCCACCGCGCGCCATGTCATCGGCATGGAAGACAAGAAGAGCTGCGAGCTGCTGGTGCGCCTGCGCGACTGGGCGACGCAGCCGCAGTTCTCGTACCGGCACAAGTGGACGGTGGGCGACACCGTGATCTGGGACAACACCGGCACGATGCACCGCGCCACCCCCTACGACCCCAACGCCGGCCGCCGCCTGCACCGGACCAAGCTGCAGGGCGAAGAAGCCTTCTCCTGA
- a CDS encoding cytochrome c oxidase subunit 3, whose translation MANASAAVAVPASEDSEAGKSIPGELDIWLFVGFEVLVFSSYFIVYMLYRSWNPEIFLQSQQQLSQNFGVVNTVILLVSSWLIARAVQSTRENQYAAAQRQVFMTLSCGLLFVGSKLLEWSMKIREGFEFSTNPFFTFYYFLTGIHILHVLMGFIFLGVVAYQIHSPLRRSRTVIEAGAIYWHMVDFLWVIIFALLYVMR comes from the coding sequence ATGGCCAACGCCTCAGCCGCCGTGGCTGTCCCTGCCAGCGAAGACAGCGAAGCGGGAAAATCCATTCCCGGAGAGCTGGACATCTGGCTCTTCGTGGGCTTCGAAGTGCTGGTCTTCAGCAGCTACTTCATCGTCTACATGCTGTACCGGAGCTGGAATCCCGAGATCTTCCTGCAATCGCAGCAGCAGCTGAGCCAGAACTTCGGGGTGGTGAACACCGTGATCCTGCTGGTCAGCTCCTGGCTCATCGCGCGGGCCGTCCAGTCGACGCGCGAAAACCAGTATGCCGCCGCGCAGCGGCAGGTCTTCATGACCCTCTCCTGCGGCCTGCTGTTCGTGGGCTCGAAGCTGCTCGAATGGTCCATGAAGATCCGGGAAGGTTTCGAGTTCTCCACGAACCCGTTCTTCACCTTCTACTACTTCCTGACCGGCATCCACATCCTCCACGTCCTCATGGGCTTCATCTTCCTCGGGGTCGTGGCCTACCAGATCCACAGCCCGCTGCGGCGCTCGCGGACGGTCATCGAAGCCGGGGCCATCTACTGGCACATGGTCGACTTTCTGTGGGTGATCATCTTCGCGCTGCTGTACGTCATGAGGTGA
- a CDS encoding IclR family transcriptional regulator, protein MERSTVPAVSRAAAILRLLGRSSEQVGVQFIARSLNIVPSTCLHILRTLVAEEFVSFDPVTKLYSLNAGVLTLARQWLGQNRFSDIVQPALDRITRDYGVTAIGVQVVGLEHMIVVAMARSETMIQLHTQIGSRFPATISASGRCIAAFGEYDRDELRRRFKGLRWANAPSLSEWEAQVAETRVNGYAIDQGNYMAGVTVAAAPVFGVGGQLAHCLVVVGISEQLQDQTLARIGRDLRESAAKVSRQLGSA, encoded by the coding sequence TTGGAACGCAGCACGGTGCCGGCGGTATCCCGCGCTGCAGCAATTCTCCGGCTGCTCGGCCGCTCCTCCGAACAGGTCGGCGTGCAGTTCATCGCGCGCTCCCTGAACATCGTGCCCAGCACCTGCCTGCATATCCTGCGGACCCTGGTGGCGGAGGAGTTCGTCAGTTTCGACCCCGTCACCAAGCTCTACTCGCTCAACGCCGGGGTGCTGACGCTGGCGCGCCAGTGGCTGGGCCAGAACCGCTTCTCCGATATCGTGCAGCCGGCACTGGACCGCATCACCCGGGACTACGGCGTCACGGCCATCGGTGTCCAGGTCGTCGGCCTGGAGCACATGATCGTCGTCGCCATGGCGCGCTCGGAAACCATGATCCAGCTCCACACGCAGATCGGCAGCCGCTTCCCGGCGACGATCAGCGCGAGCGGCCGCTGCATCGCCGCCTTCGGCGAGTACGACCGCGATGAATTGCGTCGCCGGTTCAAGGGTTTGAGGTGGGCCAACGCGCCCTCGCTGTCCGAATGGGAGGCGCAGGTGGCCGAAACCCGCGTCAACGGCTACGCCATCGACCAGGGCAACTACATGGCCGGTGTCACTGTGGCGGCGGCACCGGTCTTCGGCGTGGGCGGTCAGCTGGCCCACTGCCTGGTGGTGGTGGGTATCAGCGAGCAACTGCAGGACCAGACCCTGGCCAGGATCGGCCGCGACCTGCGCGAGAGCGCAGCGAAGGTTTCGCGGCAGCTCGGTTCGGCCTAG
- a CDS encoding cytochrome C oxidase subunit IV family protein, with protein sequence MSTTTDTRMTAVCLALSGVTLLSWWLGAGDGRHAFSLDAGITFGVLLIAALKVRVIAWEFMELRHAPRRMRRIADTWLAALLVVLLGLYFLGSRVPF encoded by the coding sequence ATGAGCACGACGACCGACACCAGGATGACAGCCGTATGCTTGGCGCTCAGCGGCGTCACCCTGCTGTCCTGGTGGCTCGGCGCCGGCGACGGGCGGCATGCGTTTTCGCTCGATGCCGGAATTACCTTCGGGGTGCTGCTGATCGCGGCACTCAAGGTGCGGGTGATCGCCTGGGAGTTCATGGAACTCCGGCATGCGCCCCGCCGCATGCGGCGCATCGCCGACACCTGGCTGGCGGCGCTGCTGGTCGTACTGCTGGGCCTCTATTTCCTCGGCTCGCGGGTTCCGTTCTAG
- a CDS encoding aromatic ring-hydroxylating oxygenase subunit alpha — MNKAEGMATRSAADLAEPVTIGAEAYTSQAYARAERDKLWRKVWQQVGRIEEIPEVGNYLTYEILDDSIIVVRTAADRIKAYHNVCPHRGRRLVDVPEGAKQGCGHRKMFVCGFHGWRFNLEGENTHVLHKDDWQGALTAENTQLGEVSVDTWGGWVWINMDPGCEPLRDYLEPAAGLLDPFELQNMRYRWRKWGIFDCNWKVAMEAFNETYHVQTTHPEFNKYGEFRGWARVQGKHSNIGYEAPRNMDANQSAKLRVSTHADPRLSTAEMQLYTWEKANTNTTQTLVDAALRLADELPEGTPAGEVLQHWLASARRDDEARGVVWPTVDPAHVGKSGTAWQIFPNFQIGHAVNNALCYSARPYGDDPDKCIFEAAVYELFPKGQEPRTEWVFSPATEEAWCYVLGQDFSNMAAVQKGMKSAGFRGTKPNPYMERSTANLHHNLAAYMGTGEPRPLK, encoded by the coding sequence ATGAACAAAGCTGAAGGCATGGCGACAAGGTCCGCAGCCGATCTGGCCGAGCCGGTCACGATCGGTGCCGAGGCCTATACCTCCCAGGCCTACGCCCGCGCCGAGCGCGACAAGCTGTGGCGCAAGGTGTGGCAGCAGGTCGGACGCATCGAGGAAATCCCCGAGGTGGGCAACTATCTCACCTACGAGATCCTCGACGATTCGATCATCGTCGTGCGCACGGCGGCGGACCGGATCAAGGCCTACCACAACGTCTGCCCGCATCGCGGCCGCCGGCTGGTGGACGTGCCGGAAGGCGCCAAGCAGGGCTGCGGCCACAGGAAGATGTTCGTCTGCGGCTTCCACGGCTGGCGCTTCAACCTGGAAGGCGAGAACACGCATGTGCTGCACAAGGACGACTGGCAAGGCGCCCTGACGGCGGAGAACACGCAGCTGGGCGAAGTCAGCGTCGACACCTGGGGCGGGTGGGTCTGGATCAACATGGACCCGGGCTGCGAACCGCTGCGCGACTACCTCGAACCGGCCGCTGGCCTGCTCGATCCCTTCGAGCTGCAGAACATGCGCTACCGCTGGCGCAAGTGGGGCATCTTCGACTGCAACTGGAAGGTCGCCATGGAGGCCTTCAACGAGACCTACCACGTCCAGACCACGCATCCGGAATTCAACAAGTACGGCGAGTTCCGCGGCTGGGCGCGGGTACAGGGCAAGCACAGCAACATCGGCTACGAGGCGCCCAGGAACATGGACGCCAACCAGTCGGCAAAGCTGCGCGTGAGCACCCATGCGGACCCGCGTCTTTCGACGGCAGAGATGCAGCTCTACACCTGGGAAAAAGCCAACACCAACACCACGCAGACGCTGGTCGATGCCGCGCTGCGCCTGGCGGACGAACTGCCGGAGGGCACGCCGGCCGGTGAGGTGCTGCAGCACTGGCTGGCCTCCGCCCGCCGCGACGACGAGGCCCGCGGCGTGGTCTGGCCGACGGTCGATCCGGCGCATGTCGGCAAGAGCGGCACGGCCTGGCAGATCTTCCCCAATTTCCAGATCGGGCACGCGGTCAACAACGCCCTGTGCTACAGCGCCCGTCCCTACGGCGACGATCCCGACAAGTGCATCTTCGAAGCCGCGGTCTACGAGCTCTTCCCGAAGGGACAGGAGCCTAGGACCGAATGGGTCTTCTCGCCGGCGACCGAAGAAGCCTGGTGCTATGTCCTGGGCCAGGACTTCTCGAACATGGCTGCAGTGCAGAAGGGCATGAAGTCCGCCGGCTTCCGCGGCACCAAGCCCAATCCCTACATGGAACGCAGCACCGCCAACCTGCACCACAACCTGGCGGCCTACATGGGTACCGGCGAGCCGCGACCGCTCAAATGA
- a CDS encoding SDR family NAD(P)-dependent oxidoreductase, giving the protein MNQSLDFDGRIVVVSGAAGGGIGTTLTRMLAEAGATVIGVSRSQANIDKYLAPMTAQGLKVVPLAADAATDEGVTATMEQVRRAKGQLHGLVNVAGGAAPATWMSSTRVNRSDWRALFSQNLETMFFMSQAVAAELKSQGRPGSIVSISSISGMNTAPFHVAYGAAKAAVVAVTRTMAAELAQDNIRVNAIAPGPTETPASAAYIDKDEERDRRAIAMGRRGRPEEQAGTIMFLLSDLSSYVTGQTILVDGGLNLKWTHLGADNTSLFLKDESFRAAIKR; this is encoded by the coding sequence ATGAATCAAAGCCTGGATTTTGATGGCCGCATCGTCGTGGTATCCGGCGCGGCGGGCGGCGGCATCGGCACGACCCTGACGCGCATGCTCGCCGAGGCGGGCGCGACGGTGATCGGCGTCAGCCGCTCGCAGGCCAACATCGACAAGTACCTGGCGCCCATGACGGCGCAGGGTCTCAAGGTAGTGCCCCTGGCGGCGGATGCCGCGACCGACGAGGGCGTTACCGCCACCATGGAACAGGTGCGCCGCGCCAAGGGCCAGCTGCACGGCCTGGTCAACGTCGCCGGTGGCGCTGCTCCGGCAACCTGGATGAGTTCCACCCGCGTGAACCGCTCCGACTGGCGAGCGCTGTTTTCACAGAACCTGGAAACGATGTTCTTCATGAGCCAGGCCGTTGCCGCGGAGCTGAAGTCCCAGGGCCGGCCGGGTTCGATCGTCTCGATCTCCTCGATCAGCGGCATGAACACGGCGCCCTTCCACGTCGCCTACGGCGCGGCCAAGGCGGCCGTGGTCGCGGTGACCCGCACGATGGCGGCCGAACTGGCGCAGGACAACATCCGCGTCAACGCCATTGCCCCCGGCCCGACCGAGACGCCGGCCTCGGCGGCCTATATCGACAAGGACGAGGAACGCGACCGCCGCGCCATCGCCATGGGCCGCCGCGGCCGCCCCGAAGAGCAGGCGGGCACCATCATGTTCCTGCTGTCGGACCTTTCAAGCTATGTCACCGGCCAGACCATCCTGGTAGACGGCGGCCTGAACCTGAAGTGGACCCACCTGGGCGCCGACAATACCTCGCTCTTCCTCAAGGACGAGTCCTTCCGCGCCGCGATCAAGCGCTGA